The nucleotide window GCGGATGGCCTCCATGGTCTCCGGGGTCCGGGCCTCGCCGTTGTAGCGCAGGAACGGCTCCGTGTTGGAGGGGCGCAGGTTGAACCACCATGAGCCGTCGGCCGCGGAGACGGTGGTGCCGTCCATGCGGAGCACGCGCGTGGCCACGCCCGCGAAGTCCCCGTGGGTGGCCTGGCCGGCGTCGCCGCCGTCCTCGGCGCCCGCGGCGAACTGCGCGAGCACGGCGGCCACGGCGGCGTCCTTGTCCTCCACCTTCGAGTTGACCTCGCCCGAGGCGAAGTACGGCTCGTACTCCTCGGCCAGCTCGCTCAGGGGCTGCTCCTGCTCGCCCAGGGCGGCCAGGACGTGCATCGCGGCCAGCATGCCGGTGTCCGCGTTGAAGAAGTCACGGAAGTAGTAGTGCGCGGAGTGCTCGCCGCCGAACACGGCGCCCTCGGACGCCATGACCGCCTTGATGAAGGAGTGGCCCACACGGGTCACCACGGCGCGGCCGCCGTCGGCCTCCACCAGCTCGGGCACCGCTCGGGAGGTGATGAGGTTGTGGATGATCACGGGGGTCTCCTCCCCGTCCGCCTTCGCGCGGGCGATCTCGCGGCGCGCCACGAGGGCGGTGACCGCGGACGGGGACACGGGGTCGCCGTTCTCGTCGATCACGAAGCAGCGGTCGGCGTCTCCGTCGAAGGCCAGGCCGAGGTCCGCGCCGCGGTCCGTCACGGCAGCCTGCAGGTCGCGCAGGTTCTCCGACTCCAGCGGGTTGGCCGGGTGGTTCGGGAAGGTGCCGTCGAGCTCGAAGTAGAGCGGCTCGATGGTGAGCGGCAGGCCCGGCAGCAGCGTGTCCCCCAGGACCGCCGGAGTCGTGCGTCCCGCCATGCCGTTGCCCGCGTCCACCACGACCTTCAGCGGGCGGATTCCCCGCAGGTCCACGAGGGAGCGCAGGTACTCGGCGTAGGCGCCCAGGATCTCCTGCTCGGACACGGAGCCCGGGGCCTCCACCGCGGGGATCTCGCCGCCGTCCAGGTAGCGCTGGGCCACGTCGCGGATCTCGTAGAGGCCGGTGTCCGAGGAGACGGGCACCGCGCCGGCCTTGGCCATCTTCATGCCGTTGTACTCGGCCGGGTTGTGCGAGGCCGTGAACACCACGCCGGCGGCCTGCTTCACGCCGGCCGCGTAGTACAGCATGTCCGTGGAGATGAGGCCCAGCAGCAGCACGTTCGCGCCGCGAGCCGTGGCGCCGGCCGCGAAGGCGTCCATGAACTCGGGAGAGGAGGGGCGCATGTCCCCGCCCACCAGCACGGTCTGCCCGGCCAGCTCGAGGACGTCCACGAAGGCTGCGCCCACGGCTCGGACGGACTCCGCCGTGATGGTCTCGCCCACGATGCCGCGCACGTCATAGGCCTTGAAGGAGTCACGCAGGTCGATGGGTCCAGAGGAAGTAGTCACGCGACCGATGGTAGTGGACCCCTGGATACAGTGGGCTGGTGGCCTCCGCAAACCGATTCCCGCGCTCCGGCGGCGTGCCGGGCGGCCCGTGGCCGGAAGCCCCGGAGCCGCTCTCGCCCGGCACGCCCGCCTACCGCCGGCTGCTGCTCGGCCTCTTCCTGGCCGGCGTGGCCACGTTCGCCCAGCTCTACTCGCCGCAGGGCCTGCTCCCCCTCGTCAGCGCCGACCTGGGCGTGCCGGCCCACGAGGCGGCGCTGCTCGTCTCCGCCGCCACCCTCGGCCTGGCCGTCTCCGTGGTGCCGTGGTCGCTCGCGGGCGACCGGTGGGGCCGTCGACCGGTCATGGGGGTCTCGCTCGCCGGCGCGAGCGCGCTCGCGGTG belongs to Micrococcus sp. 2A and includes:
- a CDS encoding phosphomannomutase/phosphoglucomutase, which gives rise to MTTSSGPIDLRDSFKAYDVRGIVGETITAESVRAVGAAFVDVLELAGQTVLVGGDMRPSSPEFMDAFAAGATARGANVLLLGLISTDMLYYAAGVKQAAGVVFTASHNPAEYNGMKMAKAGAVPVSSDTGLYEIRDVAQRYLDGGEIPAVEAPGSVSEQEILGAYAEYLRSLVDLRGIRPLKVVVDAGNGMAGRTTPAVLGDTLLPGLPLTIEPLYFELDGTFPNHPANPLESENLRDLQAAVTDRGADLGLAFDGDADRCFVIDENGDPVSPSAVTALVARREIARAKADGEETPVIIHNLITSRAVPELVEADGGRAVVTRVGHSFIKAVMASEGAVFGGEHSAHYYFRDFFNADTGMLAAMHVLAALGEQEQPLSELAEEYEPYFASGEVNSKVEDKDAAVAAVLAQFAAGAEDGGDAGQATHGDFAGVATRVLRMDGTTVSAADGSWWFNLRPSNTEPFLRYNGEARTPETMEAIRDAVLEIVRTER